The DNA sequence CCCAAAATTCATCAAATATTTGACAAACAGCGTTGTATTCTGTGACAATAGCGCATATAACGGCTACATTGAAGTCTTCACGTCTTGGCGGAGCTGCGGTTGCTGCGCTTGTGGTTGTAGTCATTGAACGCAGACTAAGTCCTAGATTAgcattctttctctttcgtAATAAGATATCAAGTTGAGGAGAGTTCATGTTCAAAATAGAGAATACTCACGAGTTTTGTGAAGGTCTTTCTGCGCCATCGTGGCCAAAGACGCCGTTTGCGCCAATATGGGCCATTCGAGAAGCAATCATCCCTCTCTGAGATGGTAAGATAGCGAGAGCACTTTTGGTAAATCTTTCGTTCAGACCTTTCAACTGTCTATCTGTCGACTCCAGAGGCTCATCTGTATGCAATCTCTTCAGATTGGGGCGCTCAGAAAAGGATCCTCGCCGCTTCCGCTTAAGTCCATCGGGGTTCAGTTCTTTCTCGAGGTTTCGGACGATCTGCTCATAAATGACCTCTCTCATGGCAGCGCCGGATGAATTGACATTTTGTAAGTTGTCGTCTTTTTGTAAATGCATATGAAGGTATAGACACCCCTGCACAGCTTGGAGGTAGAAACTGTTTCCGTCCTGTCGTGCCTCTTCCACGTAGCTACACATTTGAGCCCAGTTTCCAATATTCTTGTTAATATTCTGTAAGTCAATGTCAAGAGGTATCTTTTCGCCGTTGATAATCTCCAATAACAATTTTGCAAAGGATAATAAGACCGGATTTCCAGGAACAATTCTATGAAGGAAGCTGGGATAATTGAAGCTGGAAGGTTGTGACCCTACCAAAATATGCCAGCGTGGAAGCTCTCCATaaggctgagaagagcgCATGAAAAAAATGTTTTCCGCTGACCAGTTACAAGAAGCTCGCTCAAGGCTCCTGTCGAAAAATACCATTAAACACCtagccagggccagggccaaAGCCGTCTTTTCTCGATGGTCAAACCTTTCTATGACAATGCCTCTGAGATAGGCTCCAGGGCTAATAGGCCGAAATGCGTTTTTATCGAGTAATAAATTGAGCCCTTCTTCTGTATGGTCATACGTTGATATCGGCGGTCCTTCGTCGGTAACATCAAATAGCCCCCGCTGATCAACGAAAAGGCGAAGTTTCGTTCGCTGTTTCCAAGTTTTGTGGATGGCAACGCAAATATCATGCTTGTGTTCTGAGCTTATTGGGTGTCTATATTTTTGTCAAATTAGTACCCAGCCCTAGAACTCAGCATGCGCAGCGACACTTACTGGAACGAGTCGCATACAGCCTCTTGCCAATCACGCTCGGATTGGCAGCAAGATAGTAACATTTCGAGCTTTGGCTGATATGGACTGGTATGTAGTTCCTCCAAGACCCTCAGCTTCACTTCGTGGCTTATACCACAGTGTGTCTGCTGAAACTCTTTTAAAATAGCGTCCATGACAACGCCTACTGGGTTGTGAACCATGTTGAGCTTTTGTTCTGTTGGCTCTACCACGCTCATTTGCATTGGGGACTGCAATGTAGAGGTTCCAAGCCAGCTTTGTGACTTATCCGATCGGGCTACTACTCGTTGTAGAAACATCTTCCAAGCCATTACCTGGCTCACCATCTGGTCTCCAATGCGGCCGTGAGGTAGTATAAATAGAGATGGCCCTGGATCACCTATTAAGCTAAACTGCTTGTAATCAGATGCATCGAGATAAAGCATCAGTGCCGACAATTTCGGGTATATGCTCATTATCTTCGTAATATCGTGAGAGCCATTGTGAGTAGACGCATTTGGAGAGTAAATTATATCCTCATTTACCATATCATTAAGCGACATCAAAACGTCTTGTGCTCTGTCCTCTAAATCCGCAAAATCCTCACTCAAGAGGTCAATATCCAAAGTAGCCGTCTTGAAGATATCGCGAAGGTCGCAGTCCAAGAGATCCACGTCGTTTTGGTATTTGGTAGGCCGACCCACGTCGGCTGCACGCCTCGTAAGTCCCGCAAGTCGGCCCGCCAACCGGACTTTCAATGCCTGAAAGCCAATCCATCCGAGAGATTCGGTAGGCAGCATCGCGTATTTTAAGGTGTCGCCGTGCTGTTTAGGCAGATGAACCCTGTGTGGTTGTGATATCAATGCAACTGCGCCGAGATGCGGCTGAATGATGAAAGCGGGGGTCTCAAGGCTCACAAACGAGACTGCAGCCGATTTATGTCAGCTACATGCAGTAGCCATAAATGATGCGCGTAAAGTGTACTGAAGCTCTTATGCTTCAATAATGCAATCGTTGCCAAATCGTGATAAATTGGAAACGAAAATGGCCGACGACTAAGTGCTAAGATGCCAGATGTCTATGCAGACACAGCTCAAAGAAGGCATCGAGAATAGAATCCAGAAGATAGCTAGTAAGCCTGCTGAGGGCGTTTCTAGCGTTGGCCAGTGTGGCGATGATACATGTGCCTGGTTGACGAATACAGGGTTAATTCGAATCCCAGATTAGGCCACTTCGCCATTAATCTCATGTGATACAGCCCAGGTGTTGAATGTACCAGAGCGGGGTTAGGCACATCTCGAGCCTCTAAGGATGACTGTATGCAGAGTGCAAGTTGCCAACAGCATATTTAAACTATTAACTGTATCCTGCAGTGAAACTCCTGGGCCTGCAATCGAAATCACGATTGTCTCCGCTATTAATCCTAGCAATCTTACATAGCTGCGCCATCTCCGCCAACCGGGATATGCCACTATTAAATGATCAAATACCTTCGAGTTGACATCTTGCTAGCTCGTCTTGTCAAGCTGCACAGAAGCCATGGATGTGGCAGATGTAGAGACGGCGGAGCCGATTTTCGAGCTTGCGACAGAATGTGAAACTCTTTTCTCGGAACACATCTTAAGGCTGAAGAATGAATCAGATTTCAATGGCGCGAAAGTCGTTGGAGAGTATCAGCAACGGTTCTCAGCTTGGGCGGCATTTTTAGGTGTCTTTGCCATGCCAGATATGTGCCTCGACCGCAGACTCCGCAGCCATGTCGAAGTCCAGGATCTGGCTCTTCGCTTGTTGGATATCATGAAAAGAAATCTGGTTCATCGTGCGTCCCCTATCCGTTTCATAGCATCAGATTCGATGCTGACGGCATTTAGtttttgaagaagatatCGACATCCCCGACTTAGACCAAGTCTCTTCACCACAAACCCGCATCAACTTGGAAAGTCTAAGAGGAATTGAAGGAGCTGTTGACCGCCTCAACCATCTCGGGAGGACCATACAGCGATCGTCTGAAGCAGGACAGGCAACCAAGGTTGACAAATTCACAACGACCTTTGATTCCACTTCCTTTGAAGAGATTGCGCGCTTAGCAGTCAAGTCATTCTACCCCGATGCCAGCGCATCCCTTTTGAACCAGCTTATTCAAGCAATGACCGATATGTACGAAAAGTTTCATTATCGGCGATCGAGACAAGTGCGACTCCAAGCTCGACCTAAAGCAGCGCTATTCACCATTGGCGAAGATCCGGCTTCCGACTCAGCGGTAAATACAGGGAGGGCATCTCTTCAGCCAACAGCTCCTCTCTTATTAGATGCCAATAAGCAACTACCTCGCTTAATCTCCATGGCTCATTTAGAAGACAGGTCACACAAATCCAGAGAATCCAAGCCAACATCCCTGGATAGCCGAGAGTTTAGTCGGCTGTTTCCGCGGCAAGGGGGCGGATCTGTCGGTAGCAAGACAAGGTCTATTCTTGTTAGTCAAGTTGCTTATCCTCAACCATCTGAAGAAAGCTTGGTATGCGAATGGTGCTTTGCAACTCTTTCAAAAGATGAACTCAAGGGAGAGAAGTGGAAGTATGATCCAACTACTCGCTTATTCCAACGCTGTAGATGCTTCTTA is a window from the Trichoderma atroviride chromosome 5, complete sequence genome containing:
- a CDS encoding uncharacterized protein (EggNog:ENOG41); protein product: MDVADVETAEPIFELATECETLFSEHILRLKNESDFNGAKVVGEYQQRFSAWAAFLGVFAMPDMCLDRRLRSHVEVQDLALRLLDIMKRNLVHLFEEDIDIPDLDQVSSPQTRINLESLRGIEGAVDRLNHLGRTIQRSSEAGQATKVDKFTTTFDSTSFEEIARLAVKSFYPDASASLLNQLIQAMTDMYEKFHYRRSRQVRLQARPKAALFTIGEDPASDSAVNTGRASLQPTAPLLLDANKQLPRLISMAHLEDRSHKSRESKPTSLDSREFSRLFPRQGGGSVGSKTRSILVSQVAYPQPSEESLVCEWCFATLSKDELKGEKWKKHLNEDFKPFICISEKCKGQSTRFATSRAWFSHMLETHGQNWHREIHLPIWWICPLCNSKETTFSRAQDLSEHISKLHDETFTKPQIQVIVHQSQLRSPRPQDMCPLCCLSMRDEDRQERTFKVAQPDLSSKDQVPEESHKRAKTETGSIQPVQHSVVGSEGEMKESTGTQSAQNLERVNIEAIARHVAAHLQGIMLFTLRMMSLDVLNATADEKSLSSSTNHDSSRAGSAQQRFEEETGAIVDMLEEEADSMEVDDPLIGDTIPDCEHIDDWQDVINETQQFSGTDSFLQEVIRSGAFLNKESTGTASYIRL
- a CDS encoding uncharacterized protein (EggNog:ENOG41), whose amino-acid sequence is MLPTESLGWIGFQALKVRLAGRLAGLTRRAADVGRPTKYQNDVDLLDCDLRDIFKTATLDIDLLSEDFADLEDRAQDVLMSLNDMVNEDIIYSPNASTHNGSHDITKIMSIYPKLSALMLYLDASDYKQFSLIGDPGPSLFILPHGRIGDQMVSQVMAWKMFLQRVVARSDKSQSWLGTSTLQSPMQMSVVEPTEQKLNMVHNPVGVVMDAILKEFQQTHCGISHEVKLRVLEELHTSPYQPKLEMLLSCCQSERDWQEAVCDSFQHPISSEHKHDICVAIHKTWKQRTKLRLFVDQRGLFDVTDEGPPISTYDHTEEGLNLLLDKNAFRPISPGAYLRGIVIERFDHREKTALALALARCLMVFFDRSLERASCNWSAENIFFMRSSQPYGELPRWHILVGSQPSSFNYPSFLHRIVPGNPVLLSFAKLLLEIINGEKIPLDIDLQNINKNIGNWAQMCSYVEEARQDGNSFYLQAVQGCLYLHMHLQKDDNLQNVNSSGAAMREVIYEQIVRNLEKELNPDGLKRKRRGSFSERPNLKRLHTDEPLESTDRQLKGLNERFTKSALAILPSQRGMIASRMAHIGANGVFGHDGAERPSQNSLRSMTTTTSAATAAPPRREDFNVAVICAIVTEYNAVCQIFDEFWDEEGDQYGRAEGDLNTYTTGRIGKHNVVLALLPHIGKSNAAAAAASFRSSYTHVELALLVGVCGGVPRVGGYEEDEILLGDVVISRAVVQYDFGRKYPEKFIRKNTFEDNLGKATKNIQSLLKNFETDRGLSLLQSQTAQFLMQLQNKRTGRKNRLLNKYRYPGTAKDRLFRSDYRHMHRGFHGHCCNICDDSSGDVCEDALNATCEELGCEEHYFVERERLQEKQELERNSSEDAQAPSIHLGAVASGDTVLKSGRDRDEIAQNEGVIAFEMEAAGIWGEIPCVIVKGVCDYADSHKNKTWQDFAAATAAAAAKALLHRYPKTEKSQTWVVG